One part of the Eucalyptus grandis isolate ANBG69807.140 chromosome 10, ASM1654582v1, whole genome shotgun sequence genome encodes these proteins:
- the LOC104421042 gene encoding vegetative cell wall protein gp1-like: MTMASHYFAVIFIVSAMFYVSGTDAGRFCPPPLCRCRRPFCRPPNPSETLKSDEVKPHSIQTPLSSKWLQDWDPPTPTKPSGPAEEPAPPNSDLVTSPKKPGLQYWEPGTPHKQTPHIAEEPAVPNSPLKQTPHTDEVKPHSIQTPLSSKWLQDWDPPTPKKPSGPAEEPAPPNSDLVTSPKKPGLQYWEPGTPPKQTPHIAEEPAVPSSPRYAP; encoded by the exons ATGACCATGGCAAGCCATTACTTCGCAGTCATCTTCATAGTGAGCGCCATGTTCTACGTCAGTGGTACAG ATGCAGGAAGATTCTGTCCACCTCCGCTTTGTCGTTGTCGGCGTCCCTTTTGCAGGCCGCCTAACCCATCCGAAACTCTCAAAAGCGATGAGGTAAAGCCTCATAGCATCCAAACTCCTCTCAGCTCCAAGTGGTTGCAGGATTGGGACCCCCCTACCCCCACGAAACCTAGCGGTCCAGCAGAGGAGCCTGCACCTCCTAATTCAGACCTCGTTACATCCCCCAAGAAGCCTGGGTTGCAGTATTGGGAACCTGGTACACCCCACAAGCAAACTCCCCATATCGCAGAGGAGCCTGCAGTTCCCAATTCACCCCTCAAGCAAACTCCCCATACCGATGAAGTAAAGCCTCATAGCATCCAAACTCCTCTCAGCTCCAAGTGGTTGCAGGATTGGGACCCCCCTACCCCCAAGAAACCAAGCGGTCCAGCAGAGGAGCCTGCACCTCCTAACTCAGACCTCGTTACATCCCCGAAGAAGCCTGGGTTGCAGTATTGGGAACCTGGTACACCCCCCAAGCAAACTCCCCATATCGCAGAGGAGCCTGCAGTTCCCAGTTCACCCCGTTACGCCCCCTAA